One genomic segment of Oncorhynchus nerka isolate Pitt River linkage group LG16, Oner_Uvic_2.0, whole genome shotgun sequence includes these proteins:
- the znf451 gene encoding E3 SUMO-protein ligase ZNF451 isoform X2, which produces MSSPTGAEDEDEVEFVSEAPLRPVLECIDLLSEGEDDDSLPMAETIEDEIERQKAQVTSTLDRLAQQVTVEKKERAEKCKAFKEKQISQKAHGRQELAFSPNGHAYDAKRCVDMWLKMPGVKPGIINTGASWRRRQVPFPTSSSSTHTCPVINCGRVYDNVPLLEGHLKRFDHSPCDPTIYLKGSPTELFACVACGLHFETKEAWRMHQQSMLSSSPNEDHDHSQTCQSIVCFACPVCYFLFYTRDECLHHMAAKNHFSQSIIMSETTGTALPVPIPRYAKNRLTALCKEVLFSVRCTTCRKGLNSHMEAQAHFNVQCREGSARAEAVKTVVQVMKQLQVLGQCSVCCKLFLTQGQVDRHKELSRHITEVNSTMERAILHYSNFYEIQHAKRAAVAPSQKRDKERGDSVGYPAKRQRRGGTLNGSAGPSTSVSIVAWFCECGQRFSEEAMASKHLLTANQIFHQCGVCGKRMDESSITRLHMSRFHGGAHLSNFLFHCRLCKVDMPRHEDILLHVSETHSGHTYFREREVSDEEPAPISYSKPSTSGRPSAPTEPRARTTTPTCLPKQDERWLCRMCEDIFDSERAVHKHCRDVRNHSFQRFACGHCPQKFFKEDTLRRHCVNEHSNQIVTRYFCGLCDSMQYDTEGEFQEHYRSLHSKDYYLMDVPGVDRPTEAENYNSSQLATTSECLCPCMSSEKAEDERKATFTRCMKLLSSEDKCSFVCAPCDIKVASFAQIKTHVHSQHEALGLEKTFDVVCGSCQKSHNDVPSFHNHYHSQHCFLEPCSSSRDGGESRTQKAAASSAVKTLAAVEIKPEVNVEEFEDMKHAIAVNLDEVRDDTEPHGDESEEMKRALALSAEEAREPTDFDIALHA; this is translated from the exons GAGGCTCCACTCAGACCTGTACTGGAGTGTATTGATTTACTGAGTGAGGGTGAAGACGATGACAGTTTACCCATGGCAGAGACA atTGAAGATGAGATTGAGCGACAGAAGGCTCAGGTCACCTCCACTTTGGACAGACTGGCTCAGCAAGTCACTGTAGAGAAAAAGGAAAGAGCAGAGAAGTGTAAAGCCTTCAAG GAGAAGCAAATCTCACAAAAGGCTCATGGGCGGCAGGAACTGGCATTTAGTCCCAATGGACATGCATATGATGCCAAGCGCTGTGTGGATATGTGGTTAAAGATGCCAG GTGTGAAACCTGGTATCATCAATACTGGAGCTAGCTGGAGACGCAGACAGGTCCCCTTTCCTACCAGTAGCTCGTCTACACATACCTGTCCAGTGATCAACTGTGGTCGGGTTTATGACAACGTGCCTCTCCTGGAAGGTCACTTGAAAAG GTTTGACCACTCTCCTTGCGATCCGACCATCTACCTGAAAGGAAGCCCAACTGAGCTGTTTGCTTGCGTTGCCTGTGGTCTGCATTTTGAAACCAAAGAGGCTTGGAGGATGCATCAGCAGTCAATG ctGTCCTCCTCGCCTAATGAAGACCATGACCACAGTCAGACCTGCCAGTCCATCGTCTGCTTCGCCTGCCCTGTCTGCTACTTCCTGTTCTACACCAGGGACGAGTGCCTCCATCACATGGCGGCCAAAAACCACTTCTCTCAGTCCATCATCATGAGTG AAACTACAGGGACAGCATTGCCAGTTCCCATCCCTCGATATGCGAAGAATCGTCTTACTGCTTTATGTAAGGAGGTTCTATTCAGCGTGAGATGTACAACATGCCGAAAGGGGCTTAACTCACACATGGAAGCACAGGCCCACTTCAA TGTGCAGTGCAGAGAGGGCAGTGCCAGGGCTGAGGCAGTGAAAACAGTGGTGCAGGTTATGAAACAACTGCAGGTGCTGGGCCAGTGCTCTGTGTGTTGCAAACTGTTCCTCACCCAAGGTCAAGTTGACAGGCACAAAGAATTGAGTCGGCACATTACTGAGGTCAACAGCACAATGGAAAGGGCGATTCTGCACTACAGCAATTTCTATGAAATCCAACACGCCAAGAGGGCTGCGGTTGCCCCATCACAGAAgagggacaaggagagaggtgaTTCTGTTGGATACCCAGCCAAGCGCCAGAGACGCGGAGGAACTTTGAATGGCAGTGCTGGGCCCTCAACGAGTGTCTCGATAGTGGCATGGTTCTGTGAATGTGGCCAGCGCTTTTCAGAGGAGGCCATGGCAAGCAAGCACCTTTTAACTGCCAATCAGATATTCCATCAATGTGGTGTGTGTGGAAAGCGTATGGATGAGTCGTCCATCACTCGCCTGCACATGAGCCGCTTTCATGGCGGCGCCCATCTCTCAAACTTCCTATTCCACTGCCGGCTGTGCAAGGTGGACATGCCACGTCACGAGGACATCCTGTTGCATGTGTCAGAGACCCACAGTGGACACACTTACTTCAGGGAAAGAGAGGTATCAGACGAGGAGCCTGCTCCCATCTCCTATTCCAAACCCTCCACCAGTGGCAGACCCAGCGCTCCCACTGAGCCCAGGGCTAGAACTACAACTCCCACATGTCTCCCCAAACAGGATGAGAGATGGCTGTGCAGAATGTGTGAGGACATCTTTGACTCGGAGCGAGCCGTGCACAAGCACTGCAGAGATGTGAGAAACCACAGTTTCCAGAGGTTTGCCTGTGGCCACTGCCCACAGAAGTTCTTCAAGGAGGACACATTACGCAGGCACTGTGTGAACGAGCACAGCAACCAAATAGTGACACGCTACTTCTGCGGGCTCTGTGACAGCATGCAGTATGACACCGAGGGGGAGTTCCAGGAGCACTATAGAAGCCTGCACAGTAAGGACTACTACCTCATGGATGTGCCTGGGGTTGATAGACCCACTGAGGCCGAAAACTACAACTCCAGTCAACTGGCAACAACTAGTGAATGTCTGTGTCCATGCATGTCGTCAGAAAAGGCCGAAGACGAAAGGAAGGCTACTTTCACACGATGCATGAAGCTGCTGTCCAGTGAAGACAAATGCAGCTTTGTATGCGCACCATGCGACATCAAGGTAGCCTCCTTTGCTCAGATTAAGACTCATGTCCACTCTCAACACGAAGCCTTGGGGCTAGAGAAGACCTTTGACGTGGTGTGTGGATCCTGTCAGAAGAGTCATAACGACGTGCCCAGTTTCCATAACCACTACCACTCCCAGCACTGCTTTCTGGAGCCTTGCTCCAGCTCTAGAGATGGAGGTGAGAGTCGTACGCAGAAGGCAGCAGCTTCCTCCGCTGTTAAGACACTGGCTGCTGTGGAGATTAAACCGGAAGTGAATG TGGAGGAGTTTGAAGATATGAAACATGCCATCGCTGTGAACTTGGATGAGGTCAGAGATGACACTGAACCCCATGGAG ATGAATCTGAGGAGATGAAGCGTGCCTTGGCTTTAAGTGCAGAAGAAGCAAGAGAGCCAACTGACTTTGATATTG CGTTACATGCTTGA
- the znf451 gene encoding E3 SUMO-protein ligase ZNF451 isoform X3 — translation MSSPTGAEDEDEVEFVSIEDEIERQKAQVTSTLDRLAQQVTVEKKERAEKCKAFKEKQISQKAHGRQELAFSPNGHAYDAKRCVDMWLKMPGVKPGIINTGASWRRRQVPFPTSSSSTHTCPVINCGRVYDNVPLLEGHLKRFDHSPCDPTIYLKGSPTELFACVACGLHFETKEAWRMHQQSMLSSSPNEDHDHSQTCQSIVCFACPVCYFLFYTRDECLHHMAAKNHFSQSIIMSETTGTALPVPIPRYAKNRLTALCKEVLFSVRCTTCRKGLNSHMEAQAHFNVQCREGSARAEAVKTVVQVMKQLQVLGQCSVCCKLFLTQGQVDRHKELSRHITEVNSTMERAILHYSNFYEIQHAKRAAVAPSQKRDKERGDSVGYPAKRQRRGGTLNGSAGPSTSVSIVAWFCECGQRFSEEAMASKHLLTANQIFHQCGVCGKRMDESSITRLHMSRFHGGAHLSNFLFHCRLCKVDMPRHEDILLHVSETHSGHTYFREREVSDEEPAPISYSKPSTSGRPSAPTEPRARTTTPTCLPKQDERWLCRMCEDIFDSERAVHKHCRDVRNHSFQRFACGHCPQKFFKEDTLRRHCVNEHSNQIVTRYFCGLCDSMQYDTEGEFQEHYRSLHSKDYYLMDVPGVDRPTEAENYNSSQLATTSECLCPCMSSEKAEDERKATFTRCMKLLSSEDKCSFVCAPCDIKVASFAQIKTHVHSQHEALGLEKTFDVVCGSCQKSHNDVPSFHNHYHSQHCFLEPCSSSRDGGESRTQKAAASSAVKTLAAVEIKPEVNVEEFEDMKHAIAVNLDEVRDDTEPHGDESEEMKRALALSAEEAREPTDFDIEMEEALKRSLLEY, via the exons atTGAAGATGAGATTGAGCGACAGAAGGCTCAGGTCACCTCCACTTTGGACAGACTGGCTCAGCAAGTCACTGTAGAGAAAAAGGAAAGAGCAGAGAAGTGTAAAGCCTTCAAG GAGAAGCAAATCTCACAAAAGGCTCATGGGCGGCAGGAACTGGCATTTAGTCCCAATGGACATGCATATGATGCCAAGCGCTGTGTGGATATGTGGTTAAAGATGCCAG GTGTGAAACCTGGTATCATCAATACTGGAGCTAGCTGGAGACGCAGACAGGTCCCCTTTCCTACCAGTAGCTCGTCTACACATACCTGTCCAGTGATCAACTGTGGTCGGGTTTATGACAACGTGCCTCTCCTGGAAGGTCACTTGAAAAG GTTTGACCACTCTCCTTGCGATCCGACCATCTACCTGAAAGGAAGCCCAACTGAGCTGTTTGCTTGCGTTGCCTGTGGTCTGCATTTTGAAACCAAAGAGGCTTGGAGGATGCATCAGCAGTCAATG ctGTCCTCCTCGCCTAATGAAGACCATGACCACAGTCAGACCTGCCAGTCCATCGTCTGCTTCGCCTGCCCTGTCTGCTACTTCCTGTTCTACACCAGGGACGAGTGCCTCCATCACATGGCGGCCAAAAACCACTTCTCTCAGTCCATCATCATGAGTG AAACTACAGGGACAGCATTGCCAGTTCCCATCCCTCGATATGCGAAGAATCGTCTTACTGCTTTATGTAAGGAGGTTCTATTCAGCGTGAGATGTACAACATGCCGAAAGGGGCTTAACTCACACATGGAAGCACAGGCCCACTTCAA TGTGCAGTGCAGAGAGGGCAGTGCCAGGGCTGAGGCAGTGAAAACAGTGGTGCAGGTTATGAAACAACTGCAGGTGCTGGGCCAGTGCTCTGTGTGTTGCAAACTGTTCCTCACCCAAGGTCAAGTTGACAGGCACAAAGAATTGAGTCGGCACATTACTGAGGTCAACAGCACAATGGAAAGGGCGATTCTGCACTACAGCAATTTCTATGAAATCCAACACGCCAAGAGGGCTGCGGTTGCCCCATCACAGAAgagggacaaggagagaggtgaTTCTGTTGGATACCCAGCCAAGCGCCAGAGACGCGGAGGAACTTTGAATGGCAGTGCTGGGCCCTCAACGAGTGTCTCGATAGTGGCATGGTTCTGTGAATGTGGCCAGCGCTTTTCAGAGGAGGCCATGGCAAGCAAGCACCTTTTAACTGCCAATCAGATATTCCATCAATGTGGTGTGTGTGGAAAGCGTATGGATGAGTCGTCCATCACTCGCCTGCACATGAGCCGCTTTCATGGCGGCGCCCATCTCTCAAACTTCCTATTCCACTGCCGGCTGTGCAAGGTGGACATGCCACGTCACGAGGACATCCTGTTGCATGTGTCAGAGACCCACAGTGGACACACTTACTTCAGGGAAAGAGAGGTATCAGACGAGGAGCCTGCTCCCATCTCCTATTCCAAACCCTCCACCAGTGGCAGACCCAGCGCTCCCACTGAGCCCAGGGCTAGAACTACAACTCCCACATGTCTCCCCAAACAGGATGAGAGATGGCTGTGCAGAATGTGTGAGGACATCTTTGACTCGGAGCGAGCCGTGCACAAGCACTGCAGAGATGTGAGAAACCACAGTTTCCAGAGGTTTGCCTGTGGCCACTGCCCACAGAAGTTCTTCAAGGAGGACACATTACGCAGGCACTGTGTGAACGAGCACAGCAACCAAATAGTGACACGCTACTTCTGCGGGCTCTGTGACAGCATGCAGTATGACACCGAGGGGGAGTTCCAGGAGCACTATAGAAGCCTGCACAGTAAGGACTACTACCTCATGGATGTGCCTGGGGTTGATAGACCCACTGAGGCCGAAAACTACAACTCCAGTCAACTGGCAACAACTAGTGAATGTCTGTGTCCATGCATGTCGTCAGAAAAGGCCGAAGACGAAAGGAAGGCTACTTTCACACGATGCATGAAGCTGCTGTCCAGTGAAGACAAATGCAGCTTTGTATGCGCACCATGCGACATCAAGGTAGCCTCCTTTGCTCAGATTAAGACTCATGTCCACTCTCAACACGAAGCCTTGGGGCTAGAGAAGACCTTTGACGTGGTGTGTGGATCCTGTCAGAAGAGTCATAACGACGTGCCCAGTTTCCATAACCACTACCACTCCCAGCACTGCTTTCTGGAGCCTTGCTCCAGCTCTAGAGATGGAGGTGAGAGTCGTACGCAGAAGGCAGCAGCTTCCTCCGCTGTTAAGACACTGGCTGCTGTGGAGATTAAACCGGAAGTGAATG TGGAGGAGTTTGAAGATATGAAACATGCCATCGCTGTGAACTTGGATGAGGTCAGAGATGACACTGAACCCCATGGAG ATGAATCTGAGGAGATGAAGCGTGCCTTGGCTTTAAGTGCAGAAGAAGCAAGAGAGCCAACTGACTTTGATATTG
- the znf451 gene encoding E3 SUMO-protein ligase ZNF451 isoform X1: MSSPTGAEDEDEVEFVSEAPLRPVLECIDLLSEGEDDDSLPMAETIEDEIERQKAQVTSTLDRLAQQVTVEKKERAEKCKAFKEKQISQKAHGRQELAFSPNGHAYDAKRCVDMWLKMPGVKPGIINTGASWRRRQVPFPTSSSSTHTCPVINCGRVYDNVPLLEGHLKRFDHSPCDPTIYLKGSPTELFACVACGLHFETKEAWRMHQQSMLSSSPNEDHDHSQTCQSIVCFACPVCYFLFYTRDECLHHMAAKNHFSQSIIMSETTGTALPVPIPRYAKNRLTALCKEVLFSVRCTTCRKGLNSHMEAQAHFNVQCREGSARAEAVKTVVQVMKQLQVLGQCSVCCKLFLTQGQVDRHKELSRHITEVNSTMERAILHYSNFYEIQHAKRAAVAPSQKRDKERGDSVGYPAKRQRRGGTLNGSAGPSTSVSIVAWFCECGQRFSEEAMASKHLLTANQIFHQCGVCGKRMDESSITRLHMSRFHGGAHLSNFLFHCRLCKVDMPRHEDILLHVSETHSGHTYFREREVSDEEPAPISYSKPSTSGRPSAPTEPRARTTTPTCLPKQDERWLCRMCEDIFDSERAVHKHCRDVRNHSFQRFACGHCPQKFFKEDTLRRHCVNEHSNQIVTRYFCGLCDSMQYDTEGEFQEHYRSLHSKDYYLMDVPGVDRPTEAENYNSSQLATTSECLCPCMSSEKAEDERKATFTRCMKLLSSEDKCSFVCAPCDIKVASFAQIKTHVHSQHEALGLEKTFDVVCGSCQKSHNDVPSFHNHYHSQHCFLEPCSSSRDGGESRTQKAAASSAVKTLAAVEIKPEVNVEEFEDMKHAIAVNLDEVRDDTEPHGDESEEMKRALALSAEEAREPTDFDIEMEEALKRSLLEY, translated from the exons GAGGCTCCACTCAGACCTGTACTGGAGTGTATTGATTTACTGAGTGAGGGTGAAGACGATGACAGTTTACCCATGGCAGAGACA atTGAAGATGAGATTGAGCGACAGAAGGCTCAGGTCACCTCCACTTTGGACAGACTGGCTCAGCAAGTCACTGTAGAGAAAAAGGAAAGAGCAGAGAAGTGTAAAGCCTTCAAG GAGAAGCAAATCTCACAAAAGGCTCATGGGCGGCAGGAACTGGCATTTAGTCCCAATGGACATGCATATGATGCCAAGCGCTGTGTGGATATGTGGTTAAAGATGCCAG GTGTGAAACCTGGTATCATCAATACTGGAGCTAGCTGGAGACGCAGACAGGTCCCCTTTCCTACCAGTAGCTCGTCTACACATACCTGTCCAGTGATCAACTGTGGTCGGGTTTATGACAACGTGCCTCTCCTGGAAGGTCACTTGAAAAG GTTTGACCACTCTCCTTGCGATCCGACCATCTACCTGAAAGGAAGCCCAACTGAGCTGTTTGCTTGCGTTGCCTGTGGTCTGCATTTTGAAACCAAAGAGGCTTGGAGGATGCATCAGCAGTCAATG ctGTCCTCCTCGCCTAATGAAGACCATGACCACAGTCAGACCTGCCAGTCCATCGTCTGCTTCGCCTGCCCTGTCTGCTACTTCCTGTTCTACACCAGGGACGAGTGCCTCCATCACATGGCGGCCAAAAACCACTTCTCTCAGTCCATCATCATGAGTG AAACTACAGGGACAGCATTGCCAGTTCCCATCCCTCGATATGCGAAGAATCGTCTTACTGCTTTATGTAAGGAGGTTCTATTCAGCGTGAGATGTACAACATGCCGAAAGGGGCTTAACTCACACATGGAAGCACAGGCCCACTTCAA TGTGCAGTGCAGAGAGGGCAGTGCCAGGGCTGAGGCAGTGAAAACAGTGGTGCAGGTTATGAAACAACTGCAGGTGCTGGGCCAGTGCTCTGTGTGTTGCAAACTGTTCCTCACCCAAGGTCAAGTTGACAGGCACAAAGAATTGAGTCGGCACATTACTGAGGTCAACAGCACAATGGAAAGGGCGATTCTGCACTACAGCAATTTCTATGAAATCCAACACGCCAAGAGGGCTGCGGTTGCCCCATCACAGAAgagggacaaggagagaggtgaTTCTGTTGGATACCCAGCCAAGCGCCAGAGACGCGGAGGAACTTTGAATGGCAGTGCTGGGCCCTCAACGAGTGTCTCGATAGTGGCATGGTTCTGTGAATGTGGCCAGCGCTTTTCAGAGGAGGCCATGGCAAGCAAGCACCTTTTAACTGCCAATCAGATATTCCATCAATGTGGTGTGTGTGGAAAGCGTATGGATGAGTCGTCCATCACTCGCCTGCACATGAGCCGCTTTCATGGCGGCGCCCATCTCTCAAACTTCCTATTCCACTGCCGGCTGTGCAAGGTGGACATGCCACGTCACGAGGACATCCTGTTGCATGTGTCAGAGACCCACAGTGGACACACTTACTTCAGGGAAAGAGAGGTATCAGACGAGGAGCCTGCTCCCATCTCCTATTCCAAACCCTCCACCAGTGGCAGACCCAGCGCTCCCACTGAGCCCAGGGCTAGAACTACAACTCCCACATGTCTCCCCAAACAGGATGAGAGATGGCTGTGCAGAATGTGTGAGGACATCTTTGACTCGGAGCGAGCCGTGCACAAGCACTGCAGAGATGTGAGAAACCACAGTTTCCAGAGGTTTGCCTGTGGCCACTGCCCACAGAAGTTCTTCAAGGAGGACACATTACGCAGGCACTGTGTGAACGAGCACAGCAACCAAATAGTGACACGCTACTTCTGCGGGCTCTGTGACAGCATGCAGTATGACACCGAGGGGGAGTTCCAGGAGCACTATAGAAGCCTGCACAGTAAGGACTACTACCTCATGGATGTGCCTGGGGTTGATAGACCCACTGAGGCCGAAAACTACAACTCCAGTCAACTGGCAACAACTAGTGAATGTCTGTGTCCATGCATGTCGTCAGAAAAGGCCGAAGACGAAAGGAAGGCTACTTTCACACGATGCATGAAGCTGCTGTCCAGTGAAGACAAATGCAGCTTTGTATGCGCACCATGCGACATCAAGGTAGCCTCCTTTGCTCAGATTAAGACTCATGTCCACTCTCAACACGAAGCCTTGGGGCTAGAGAAGACCTTTGACGTGGTGTGTGGATCCTGTCAGAAGAGTCATAACGACGTGCCCAGTTTCCATAACCACTACCACTCCCAGCACTGCTTTCTGGAGCCTTGCTCCAGCTCTAGAGATGGAGGTGAGAGTCGTACGCAGAAGGCAGCAGCTTCCTCCGCTGTTAAGACACTGGCTGCTGTGGAGATTAAACCGGAAGTGAATG TGGAGGAGTTTGAAGATATGAAACATGCCATCGCTGTGAACTTGGATGAGGTCAGAGATGACACTGAACCCCATGGAG ATGAATCTGAGGAGATGAAGCGTGCCTTGGCTTTAAGTGCAGAAGAAGCAAGAGAGCCAACTGACTTTGATATTG